The Aspergillus nidulans FGSC A4 chromosome VIII genome contains the following window.
CATATTCAAGACGGACGGTTTCTGCGGGGTGCAAAAGAGGTAGGTAATATATTTAACATAGTCTGGAGATGATGTTGCTTGTACCAGCATCTGTCATGGTCGGAAATGCGCTCGTGTCAGTTCTCTCTCTCCAAGAAAAATTTCCAGACCGACGAAGCGCAATAGGAGTCCGTTGCGGTCGCAGACAGGAGAAACTGGGCATGTAATGGGGCTGCAAATAATGAATGACGCATGGGGAAGTTATGCAGAGGGAGTATATCATAGGGAAGGGAATACAAATGCGCAACGCACCTGTTCGGCCTGTTTTTGAGCGGCGCTGTTGTGAGAATTCAACGAATCCCTAAAGCAGTATGCCAGCTGCCCCAGCGGGCCCTCCTCAGGCTGCCACTGCATGGTTATAAGATTATAAGAAAAGCGGCGAGATCAGCCGGTAACAATTGAATCCCAATGTAGGGGAAAGAAATGGAAAAtaaggagaagagaggggggagggagaggagactCTGAGGATGGGAGAAGGCGCGTGGTGGTGGGTGGATTCAAATGTGTAGGCCTAGGAACCCCGCTGTGCTTGTGGGAACTTTGCTCCAAGCCTTTCCCCAGAACCAACGTCTAGGACTACTGCTTGCTGTGACCGCTTTGATAATGGCGCGGGAATATTATAACTGTTAAGAGACAGAAATACATAGATAAAGAAAGAAACCCTTCATCAGTGGCGTGTGCACGGTGCACAGCTGCAACAAGCAAGAAAGTTCAGCGTCAGAATATTACCACACGATTACGGGAAATACAATAAGGCAGTCAGTCTGATAGAGCAACCATTCTGGCATTTTAGAATATTGGAAGAGAATCTCCGTCTGCCTTCTCTATGATTTCATTCTTTCCGATGGTCCCTATGCTGGATTCCTATACTTCGATATTGTGTTCGAATTGTGGACAATACTGTAACAAACGGGCCAAACCCGCTCGACAGTTGCGCCAGCTTACCAACCACACTGGCAACCGCGTAGACATATATCGATTCAAAAATGATATAGATGGCATTACGCTGAGAAATTTCGTATATTACAAAGGTATTGATCACTCCACTCGTATCCCGAGTGCTCATTTCCGCACGTCCCAACTACCTCTCCAATATTAACAAATAACGTGAGCTTTAGTATACCTAAGCCCACACCATCTTTTTAATATCATGAACCAAGTGCTCCAAAAGCCCCGTCCGCTTCTTGGCCTCAGCGAGCGATATGATCTCAGCCGGTCCAATCACAGAGGGCCGGGGTTCATTTGCCGGCGTCTGCTCGCCGGCTCTCATGGCCCGCTCGATCTCTTCACAAATGGTTTGCACCCAGTCAATTTCACTCACTGTTGCGCTCTTCCGGCGCCGTGTCTGTGTCACCGAATTCGACTGTGGAAGAGCTTTGAATGCCATGATGCGTGGTTTTACCCGTTGCGGGCCCCTGAACCATGAGGACATGTCCCATTGATTGTCGAGTGCTTTCGGGTCGACTTCGCTCTGGAGAGACCGAGTGTTGACTCGGAGAGCGTTGTTGTCGCCTTCGCGGAACTCAATCACTAACCCAACATTGTGCTGTTCATCTGATTGAGCCTCTGTCAGGGTAGACGTTATATACGTGCCATAGTTGATCCGCGTTATTGAGCGCAAATCAATCCGCTCAAATGAAAGTACCTTGTCCGTGTTCCAGTCAAAGCGGCAGCTGTAGACAGCGGCATCCGTGAGGAGCAGAACCGACTCCTCGAATGGCAATGTTCTAAGTGTGTTTGGCTGCCGCGGCGTTAACATGGTCCAGCCGCCTAAGAACTCCTCAGACTGGTCGCTAATCACAATGCGGCAGCTGGTATCGATGGCATTTTGTCTGAGCTTCTGAACTGAGATGCCGGGATCTGCTGTCTGTAGCTCAGTCGCAAACTCCTGGAATACCTGAGTTGAGACATTGCCCAAAAGATAGTCGACGCAGGCCTGCGAAAAATAGTCATTGACGATGTTGTTGTAGTACCGAGACAGCGTCAACCCAAAGTCATTCAGAGCTCCACGGTAGTCCCGTTTCCTAGTCCTTGTATAGTCGCCCTTCAAAGCTGCTGTTGAGGAATACTGCTTGGAAATGGCATCACCATTGTCTGCCCACAATATGTTAAACCACCTTGTAGAGGAGTCCCCTCCCAAGTCAATATCGATACCTTCCTGTTTCAATGCGCGCTCCAGAGCCCATTGCCCGAAGGCGCACTGTGCGACACCTGTGCGGTCAAGGCAGTCCATGCAGTTGGTACGGACAATTCCCGTCTGATCTTGGATTATGGTGCCATTGTTCACTACAATGCTTTTGAATTCTTCCAAGGTATCTGCAAGTTTGTCGACGAGCCGGCTCACATTCTCAAATTTCATCCCTCGGCATTCATTATGAAAATCGAACCATTCAAACCCAAGTGGGACGCCGTCAATACCGCCAGACTGATTAAATCCCTGAGCATACTTCTCGTATTGCTCCCCAAGCTTCAGTTCCGGGACGCGCTTATCAACCAGAGAAACAGCTTGTATCCTCCCGTAACGTCGGCTTATAGTACGGAAGTGCCGTTCGAACGCCAATTTATTTGTTTCTGGCGAATGATGGAGTACAGGGACCGGTTTGAAGGAGTATGGAGACTGCGAGAAGTATAGCGGAATGGAACCCCGTAGCTGAAGGTACGAGTAAACATTATGGGAAGGGTCCCAATCCGGTACTGAGAGAATTTGCTCCGTTTCTACCGTGTTGGCGGTATTCCCGTCGTCATCCACTCCACGACGAAGATACCGTAGGCCTGGACGCTTCACAGATCGTCGTGAGATTAAGGTAAGAAGATAATTTCTTTTTTCGGCGGCTATTTtgacttcttccacttcctgCTTCTCACCTAGAATGCGTGCCTCAGACGGTTCTGCCTCTGAGGATGGGTCGGTCTTTGCAGCAACGGTAAACTCGCTTTGACCAACAAAGCCCTGTACAAGTGGTAGGACAAATGGATGCATGCCTGCTGTAGTGAATGGAAGCATGAGGTTTTGGTTCCAGAAGTACTAGTCACACAGCTTAGTTCAGAAATACGAAACATGGGACTTCATACGCACCAACTCATCTGCAACCTTGTGGATTGGTAAGTGCCCACTTCCAGCCGACGGCTGAGAACTAATAGGCCTGGTGAGATCATAATCATACGAAAAAAAGAAGTTGCTTGAGGAAAATATCAGCTTCGAATACCGCAGCAACTTCGGCAACAACTCTATTGGTTTCGTTTCCGTAGGCGGCAGTAGTTCGCTGTTTTTCGGCGATGAGGAATAACTCGCAGATGCAATAGGTTCCTCAGTATTCGCAGCGTACGCCGAGCGTGCTACCACAGGATCATTCTCCTTGAATTCTACCATTGGTATCCCCACAGACTCTGTGTCCTCCTGCGTGTTCAACTCCGCAGTGCCGAGTCCTGGTAAGCCCATAGCCTTCCGCGACAACCAGTTTGCGGCGAAGCGCCCAAATCGAACCTTCTTGCCTATCATATTTTCGGTGATATTGCTACTGATGCTGTCGTTCCTCGGGTGGCGTGTCTCCCGAATGGGGGAAGCAGGGGCGGTGCTGATTTCTTCTGCATCACTCCCATCTGTCTCTGCCTCGGATacatctgcttcttccgAAGCTGTGTCATTGTAATCACTCTCTTCCCCCTGGAGGATGCTCTCCTTTGCCTGGAGTATCGCACGGCTGGCATCTTCCTGAGATGAAGTAGGGATAACTGCCACGTGTGCGATGCTATATATTGGCTTCCCTTGGATCTGGGCAACCTGCTGACGCTGCGTGATTGCAATGAGGAACGAGTACGACGCAACGGATAGGAGGCCTGCGATTATGGTAACGCATCAGAAAAACTCTTTTTCCCAATGGTTATATTATGAATGCAGTATTTACCGACAAGGCCGTAAGTCTCGAGGCTAGCGAAATCTTTCCTCACACTTAGGTCTGATGCGGGGCCCGATAATGATGCGATGCGATTCGTTTTGTAATCAATGCGGATTGACGTATAATCACCGTTGCCATTGTACCGAGATCCATGCCCCGGAGACTGAAGAATCAGTCCATCGACGGCTGCGAAGATGACTATCCTCCGTAGCAAGCTAGGCATATTGGTCACATTCCCTGTTGCTCTTCAGGTGTGCTGCCTCACTATGAAATTCGCTGTGTGGAATTTTTTGGACGACAAATAAACCTCTGGAAGCGCCAGGTTGTAAAAAACCTAGCCAGTACAGCAAAGATACCAGTATATAGTCTCCTGTATGCTCGTATACATTATCTCGAAGGTAGGGATGTGGGAAAACCGAGGGAACTTGAATGTTCGTAATAGGCTGTTTGCGGTTCACATGAGGTCGTCTTGTGTCATGCCCCCACCCAGCTGCTGATCTTCGTAGGAACAAGGTATAAACCATAATCTAGTCATTGCGCAAGGCCAGGGCATCATTCTATTACCAAGtatatcatcaacatcatcgagTAATATCGCGACCTTTCGTGAGCTAGTCATTTTTTTCACAAAATTTCAGCATATGGGAGCGCTGGTTACTTTACGCGATAACTTATGACGTAGCCAGATAATAGAGACAAAACGCTTGGAATCTCTATCTCAAAACTGCCTTCAATGCATAGGTATATACAATCCAAATCCTTATTGCAAGCACTAACGCCTGCGTTTTTGCCCAATCAATGATAAATTCATACCGAAAAACAAACCATTGCAACTCCGGTCAAACGGCGTTAGTTGGACGCTGTTCCGGATTCTGATCATGAATTTCTTCTGCCATCGGGAGAATGTAAAAATACAAGGTACCGAATCTTATGGATGTCGGCCGGCTAAGTAAAGGTGTGATGGCAGATCGAGAGAATTGAAATCGAGTGCGGAAACGGACGCAAAGAAATGGCGTAATAACCTGTCGTCAATAAAGCTAGCACAGCCAGCAAGACAGCAGTGAAATCATGGGTCGTACTATAGATCGTCGTTCTTCTTCCGTGATTGGGATGTGCGATCTACCTCCTCGCTCCTTTTGAACGTGGGGCCGGGTTCTCCATCACTTTCTTCGGTCAACTCAGAGAGCCCAAAATTTTGGTTCTCGACGTCGTAAGAGCGGATAAGACCTTCCCGGTCACCACGTCCGCTCAGGAAGGCAATGCTCGAAGAACTTCGGCGATGCGGTTCGCCGCTCCTGCGCGCCTGCATCGACCGACGAGTTTGAAACCCTGCAATTCCGTCTGTGGGAACACCTTCATCGTCATATTTCGCATTCATCGAATGTCCGTCTGGATCGTTTCTTGAGATGTTCAGGAGATAGACCCCGGAGAATATAATCAGAAAACCGCAGAGTAGCGAAATGGTATTGACGGCATCCGTTGTATTGAATCCTTTGAACAAGATGAATGAGGCGCAGAGTGTGGCGGTGGTGAATGTGACATAGTACAAGGGATTGACGCTGGGCCCGTCAGATATGTCAATACTTGCAAGTAGGGTTACTTACATCGAGGTGGAGAACTCGttcaaggccttgttgaAGTAGTTCATCTGCGTGAGAATGCAGAAGGCGGTAACGATGAGGAACACGTATGTCGAAGCATGGGTGAATTGGTTGTGGCCCCCTAGGGTAAGCTTCAGGGCAATGCCGAAAGCTTTAACAGACATGACGGAAACAGAACCAACGGTGGAGCAGATCGAAATATAGATCAGCGGATTCCTCTTCCCGTATATAGGGGCGACTCGGTAAATCATGACAGTCGCGAATATCGCGACAGCAAGGCAGTATATCAGAAATCCTAGAACAGCAAGGGTCAAATGTTAGGCAATCGTGAACGATATGTCCGGTGTTGAGGCGTACCAGGCTGGAGCGCATATTGCAAAATTTCGTCAATCGTATCAACTGGCTGATCCGGCGGCGCATGTAGGACGATAACCACTGATCCAAGCAAGCACATAGCGCAGCCCAGTTTTCCCAAAACGCCAAGCCTTTCTTTGAGGAAATAAGACCCTAGGACAGCGCTTTTAAGCGTCAGCAACGCGCCGGTTGATGCGAAGTTTTTCGTAGGACGAGGAAAGAACTCACCCAATCAAAACACTAAGCGCACCAAGGGGTGTCACTAGGATGGCTGGTGCAAATGCATATGCCGCAAAGTTGGCGGCCTCCCCAATAGCCACTGCGAAGTtgtcagcttctccttcgcgATTCTTCAAATGCGGCT
Protein-coding sequences here:
- a CDS encoding SacI domain protein (transcript_id=CADANIAT00001730); translated protein: MPSLLRRIVIFAAVDGLILQSPGHGSRYNGNGDYTSIRIDYKTNRIASLSGPASDLSVRKDFASLETYGLVGLLSVASYSFLIAITQRQQVAQIQGKPIYSIAHVAVIPTSSQEDASRAILQAKESILQGEESDYNDTASEEADVSEAETDGSDAEEISTAPASPIRETRHPRNDSISSNITENMIGKKVRFGRFAANWLSRKAMGLPGLGTAELNTQEDTESVGIPMVEFKENDPVVARSAYAANTEEPIASASYSSSPKNSELLPPTETKPIELLPKLLRYSKLIFSSSNFFFSYDYDLTRPISSQPSAGSGHLPIHKVADELYFWNQNLMLPFTTAGMHPFVLPLVQGFVGQSEFTVAAKTDPSSEAEPSEARILGEKQEVEEVKIAAEKRNYLLTLISRRSVKRPGLRYLRRGVDDDGNTANTVETEQILSVPDWDPSHNVYSYLQLRGSIPLYFSQSPYSFKPVPVLHHSPETNKLAFERHFRTISRRYGRIQAVSLVDKRVPELKLGEQYEKYAQGFNQSGGIDGVPLGFEWFDFHNECRGMKFENVSRLVDKLADTLEEFKSIVVNNGTIIQDQTGIVRTNCMDCLDRTGVAQCAFGQWALERALKQEGIDIDLGGDSSTRWFNILWADNGDAISKQYSSTAALKGDYTRTRKRDYRGALNDFGLTLSRYYNNIVNDYFSQACVDYLLGNVSTQVFQEFATELQTADPGISVQKLRQNAIDTSCRIVISDQSEEFLGGWTMLTPRQPNTLRTLPFEESVLLLTDAAVYSCRFDWNTDKVLSFERIDLRSITRINYGTYITSTLTEAQSDEQHNVGLVIEFREGDNNALRVNTRSLQSEVDPKALDNQWDMSSWFRGPQRVKPRIMAFKALPQSNSVTQTRRRKSATVSEIDWVQTICEEIERAMRAGEQTPANEPRPSVIGPAEIISLAEAKKRTGLLEHLVHDIKKMVWA
- a CDS encoding DUF803 domain membrane protein (transcript_id=CADANIAT00001731) — its product is MISDKYASPRSLLLPVLGGRILTDDSINRYIGLLLAILSTMAIGTSFVITKIGLNHATERHGFEGEGFSYLKSPTWWVGVSTCTEQPHLKNREGEADNFAVAIGEAANFAAYAFAPAILVTPLGALSVLIGAVLGSYFLKERLGVLGKLGCAMCLLGSVVIVLHAPPDQPVDTIDEILQYALQPGFLIYCLAVAIFATVMIYRVAPIYGKRNPLIYISICSTVGSVSVMSVKAFGIALKLTLGGHNQFTHASTYVFLIVTAFCILTQMNYFNKALNEFSTSIVNPLYYVTFTTATLCASFILFKGFNTTDAVNTISLLCGFLIIFSGVYLLNISRNDPDGHSMNAKYDDEGVPTDGIAGFQTRRSMQARRSGEPHRRSSSSIAFLSGRGDREGLIRSYDVENQNFGLSELTEESDGEPGPTFKRSEEVDRTSQSRKKNDDL